A genomic stretch from Longimicrobiales bacterium includes:
- a CDS encoding LacI family DNA-binding transcriptional regulator — translation MIPSRRRITATDVARLAGVSQPTVSLVLSGNTEARLAPETRARVLAAAEELGYRPNIVAQALKQRRSYALGLIVPDLENPYYTEIVTGAERVAAEAGYAVLLCDARATSPARHLEMLRARWIDGVIVDAVGAADLPQHALRDMNVVLVGEPSDVLPWVAADAESAGRQAAAHLLELGHRSLGFVGPASPLYRFRMRERGFVQALREAGISIRSDWLRRGPPTLSGGAREMAKLLSGVERPTGVFCANDLIALGALKECTRRGVAVPADMSIVGCDDIELARVVTPELTTVAVPAKEAGARAARRLLDVIEGRAGRPRSQRPLPVKLQVRDTTAAPRGSS, via the coding sequence GTGATTCCTTCCCGTCGACGCATTACCGCGACCGATGTCGCACGTCTGGCCGGTGTGTCCCAGCCCACGGTTTCCCTTGTCCTGAGCGGCAATACGGAAGCACGGCTGGCCCCGGAGACACGGGCGCGTGTGCTGGCGGCGGCGGAGGAGCTGGGTTACCGGCCGAACATCGTGGCGCAGGCGCTCAAGCAGCGGCGGTCGTATGCCCTCGGCCTGATCGTGCCGGACCTGGAGAACCCTTACTACACAGAGATCGTGACGGGAGCGGAGCGGGTGGCAGCGGAAGCGGGATACGCAGTGCTGCTGTGCGATGCGCGTGCGACGTCGCCAGCCCGGCATCTGGAGATGCTGCGGGCGCGCTGGATAGACGGCGTCATTGTGGACGCAGTGGGCGCGGCGGATCTGCCGCAGCATGCGTTACGGGACATGAACGTCGTTCTGGTCGGCGAGCCGTCGGACGTGCTGCCGTGGGTGGCTGCGGATGCCGAATCGGCGGGTCGCCAGGCGGCGGCGCACCTATTGGAGCTGGGTCATCGGAGCCTCGGGTTCGTCGGTCCCGCATCGCCGCTGTACCGGTTCCGGATGCGGGAGCGCGGTTTCGTGCAGGCGCTGCGTGAAGCGGGCATATCGATCCGGTCCGACTGGCTGCGACGCGGCCCCCCGACGCTGTCGGGTGGAGCACGGGAGATGGCGAAGCTGTTGTCGGGCGTGGAGCGTCCGACCGGCGTGTTCTGCGCGAACGACCTGATTGCGCTGGGCGCGTTGAAGGAGTGCACGCGGCGTGGTGTCGCGGTGCCTGCCGACATGTCGATCGTCGGCTGCGACGACATCGAGCTGGCGCGGGTGGTCACGCCGGAGCTGACGACGGTGGCTGTGCCGGCGAAGGAAGCCGGGGCGCGTGCTGCGCGACGGCTGCTCGACGTGATCGAAGGCCGTGCCGGACGCCCCCGGTCGCAGCGACCGCTGCCGGTGAAGCTGCAGGTGCGCGACACGACGGCTGCGCCACGGGGCTCATCATGA
- a CDS encoding ketoacyl-ACP synthase III, producing the protein MSRFATITGTGMYVPETVLTNADLSARLGTDIDDFVSNVLGIRERRVCAPDESVADLAERAGSAALTARGLAPGDIDLLIVATDTPEYVTPATSSELHGRLGLRNAGTFDVNCACAGFVTALDIAGKYIVADARYRRILVIAAYAMSKYIDYADKKTSTIFADGAGAVIVEASAEPGILASELRADGRLVRGMGVFAGGTKEPITTEVLAAGERNRLRFVEKYPAEVNEDGWPDIARAVLARAGASIDDVDLWLWTQVNRSTIEVVMAALRVPLERAHLVMERWGYTGSACLPMALHDALERGRVGEGDLLLMTGSGAGLAMGTVALRWNPHPVES; encoded by the coding sequence ATGAGCCGATTCGCGACGATCACGGGGACGGGCATGTATGTGCCCGAGACGGTACTGACGAACGCGGATCTGTCGGCGCGGCTCGGCACGGACATCGACGACTTCGTGAGCAACGTGCTCGGCATACGCGAGCGCCGCGTGTGTGCGCCGGACGAGTCGGTCGCGGACCTCGCCGAGCGGGCGGGGAGCGCTGCACTCACGGCGCGCGGGCTGGCACCCGGCGACATCGATCTGCTCATCGTGGCCACGGACACACCCGAGTATGTGACGCCCGCCACCTCATCGGAGCTGCACGGCCGTCTCGGCCTGCGCAACGCCGGTACGTTCGATGTGAACTGCGCATGCGCCGGCTTCGTGACCGCGCTCGACATCGCCGGCAAGTACATCGTCGCCGATGCGCGCTACCGCCGGATCCTGGTGATCGCGGCATATGCGATGTCGAAATACATCGACTACGCGGACAAGAAGACATCCACGATCTTCGCGGACGGGGCCGGCGCCGTGATTGTGGAGGCGTCCGCAGAACCGGGTATCCTGGCGAGCGAGCTGCGTGCGGACGGCCGGCTGGTGCGCGGCATGGGCGTGTTCGCCGGCGGGACGAAGGAGCCGATCACGACGGAGGTGCTCGCCGCGGGCGAACGCAACCGGCTGCGCTTCGTGGAGAAGTATCCCGCGGAAGTGAACGAGGACGGGTGGCCGGACATTGCGCGTGCCGTTCTCGCACGGGCGGGAGCCTCCATCGACGATGTCGATCTGTGGTTGTGGACGCAGGTCAACCGCTCGACGATCGAGGTGGTGATGGCTGCGCTCCGTGTGCCGCTCGAGCGTGCCCACCTGGTGATGGAGCGCTGGGGCTACACGGGCTCGGCATGTCTGCCGATGGCACTGCACGATGCACTGGAGCGCGGTCGCGTGGGCGAAGGTGATCTGCTCCTGATGACCGGCTCCGGCGCGGGCCTCGCCATGGGCACCGTTGCGCTGCGCTGGAATCCGCATCCGGTGGAATCATGA